From Myxosarcina sp. GI1, the proteins below share one genomic window:
- a CDS encoding IS110 family transposase, producing the protein MGKYKRKSSSKASKKKSLDSLNPINLNAAGIDIGADSHWVSVPADRDEQPVREFKCYTLNLYALADWLKQCQVETVVMESTGVYWIPVFQILETRGLEVLLVNSHHVKTVPGRKSDVLDCQWLQQLHSYSLLAGSFRPRDEICVLRSYIRHQDNLIRSAGTHVQRMQQALTQMNLQLHRVISDITGKTGLKIIRAMVAGERNPQTLASFKDGRIRRTSEEIAAALIGDYRAEHLFVLQQELQLYEMYQQQIAQCDQEIEAYLTNLDSQIELEAIEPLKKSPLTKKYSSNTPAFDLATHLYRISGVDFTRIDGLGVLTVQTILSEVGLDPSRFPTVKHFTSWLGLCPGSRVSGGKVKSSQTRLVVNRAANSFRMAAHALRRSQTALGAFFRRLRSRLGTPKAITATAHKLARIFYYLWTKGGEYHDPGIDIYEQQYQQRVLKNLQRKADQLGFELVVKASSA; encoded by the coding sequence GTGGGAAAATACAAGAGGAAATCTAGCTCAAAAGCCAGCAAAAAAAAGTCACTCGATTCTTTAAATCCAATAAATCTGAATGCAGCAGGGATAGACATTGGCGCAGACAGCCATTGGGTTAGCGTACCAGCAGATAGAGACGAACAACCTGTTCGAGAATTTAAATGTTACACACTAAACTTGTATGCCCTAGCCGATTGGCTCAAGCAATGTCAAGTCGAGACAGTAGTGATGGAATCTACTGGAGTATACTGGATACCAGTATTTCAAATTTTAGAGACTAGAGGCTTGGAAGTTTTATTGGTCAATAGCCATCATGTCAAAACTGTGCCAGGAAGAAAAAGTGATGTCCTAGATTGTCAATGGTTACAACAACTACACAGTTATAGTTTATTAGCAGGTTCATTTCGCCCCAGAGATGAAATTTGCGTCCTGCGAAGTTATATTCGTCATCAAGATAATTTAATTCGCAGTGCGGGTACTCACGTTCAACGAATGCAACAAGCTTTGACTCAGATGAATCTTCAACTACATCGAGTTATCAGTGACATCACTGGCAAAACAGGACTGAAAATTATTCGCGCTATGGTAGCAGGAGAGAGAAATCCTCAGACCTTAGCATCTTTCAAAGATGGACGGATTCGTCGCACTAGCGAAGAAATAGCAGCAGCACTAATAGGAGACTATCGAGCCGAACATCTGTTTGTCTTGCAACAAGAATTGCAGTTGTACGAAATGTACCAACAACAAATAGCTCAATGCGACCAAGAAATTGAAGCCTATTTAACTAATCTGGATTCACAAATCGAACTGGAAGCAATTGAACCATTAAAAAAGTCACCACTCACAAAAAAGTATTCGAGTAATACTCCAGCTTTTGATTTGGCTACTCATCTTTACCGTATTAGTGGCGTTGATTTTACCCGCATTGATGGTTTAGGAGTATTAACCGTTCAAACTATTCTTTCCGAAGTAGGTTTGGACCCTAGCCGCTTTCCTACGGTTAAGCATTTTACCTCTTGGTTGGGTTTGTGTCCTGGTAGTCGAGTTAGTGGTGGGAAAGTCAAAAGCTCACAAACTCGTCTTGTAGTTAATCGTGCTGCCAACTCTTTTCGGATGGCTGCTCATGCTTTACGTCGAAGTCAAACTGCTCTGGGAGCTTTTTTTCGTCGTCTCCGCAGTCGATTGGGTACTCCCAAAGCCATTACTGCTACTGCTCATAAATTGGCTCGTATTTTTTATTATCTTTGGACTAAAGGTGGAGAGTACCACGACCCAGGAATTGATATCTACGAACAACAATATCAACAAAGAGTACTCAAGAATCTGCAACGAAAAGCTGACCAACTTGGCTTTGAGCTTGTTGTTAAAGCTTCATCTGCTTAA